A single region of the Streptomyces sp. ITFR-16 genome encodes:
- a CDS encoding chitinase C-terminal domain-containing protein has product MLSPTRARTTLLAAGATVAALLMGSLSATVSHAADQESCRPDGLYETPGVAVPYCSVYDSEGREKMGADHPRRVIGYFTSWRTGKDGTPAYLASDIPWDKVTHLNYAFAHVDGANKISVGADGPENASTGMTWPGVAGAEMDPDLPYKGHFNLLTKFKKQHPNVKTMVSVGGWAETGGYFDDSGNRVDSGGFYSMATNADGSVNQAGINTFADSTVAFIKKYGFNGVDIDYEYPTTMKDAGNPLDWTLSNARRAGLVKSYGALMKTLREKLDRASAADGKHYLLSVAAPSSGYLLRGMETFQVQKYLDYVNIMSYDLHGAWNEYVGPNAALFDDGKDAELAQASVYSTSQYGGTGYLNTDWAYHYFRGSMPSGRINIGLPYYTRGFKNVQGGTDGLWGKAASTDCPAGAGLTKCGDGAVGIDNLWHDLDTNGKEAPAGSNPMWHAKNLEKGVVGDYVTDYGFPADTKLTGTYVRKYDSTLVAPWLWNAEKKVFLSTEDEQSVKAKADYVADKGIGGTMIWELAGDYGYNAAKGQYEPGSTLTSTMYDTFKSAAPYGAKRSTIDLPTQALDIDVSFDQFPLGDSNYPISPKLKITNNTQTTLPGGTEFQFDYATSAPANAKDQSGFGTTIVRSDHTAANNIGGLKGDYNRVSLKLPSWQTLAPGASVDLDFVYYLPTSTPSNWTVTFGGKSYALAGDLARGTTVVEPGTGGGTPSPDPTGGTPTPDPTGGACAAAAWSASAEYGAGATVSHGAHQWKAKWWTKGEAPGSTGEWGVWEDLGAC; this is encoded by the coding sequence GTGCTGTCTCCCACCCGCGCGAGAACCACGCTCCTCGCAGCCGGCGCCACCGTCGCCGCGCTGCTGATGGGATCGCTCTCCGCCACCGTGTCGCACGCCGCCGACCAGGAGTCCTGTCGCCCCGACGGGCTGTACGAGACGCCCGGCGTGGCCGTGCCGTACTGCTCCGTGTACGACTCCGAGGGCCGCGAGAAGATGGGCGCCGACCACCCGCGCCGGGTCATCGGCTACTTCACCAGCTGGCGGACCGGCAAGGACGGCACCCCCGCCTACCTCGCCTCCGACATCCCCTGGGACAAGGTCACCCACCTCAACTACGCATTCGCCCATGTCGACGGCGCCAACAAGATCTCGGTCGGCGCGGACGGGCCGGAAAACGCCTCCACCGGGATGACCTGGCCGGGCGTGGCGGGCGCCGAGATGGACCCGGACCTCCCGTACAAGGGCCACTTCAACCTGCTCACCAAGTTCAAGAAGCAGCACCCGAACGTGAAGACGATGGTCTCGGTCGGCGGCTGGGCCGAGACCGGCGGCTACTTCGACGACAGCGGCAACCGGGTGGACTCCGGCGGCTTCTACTCGATGGCGACCAACGCCGACGGCTCGGTCAACCAGGCCGGAATCAACACCTTCGCCGACTCCACGGTCGCCTTCATCAAGAAGTACGGCTTCAACGGCGTCGACATCGACTACGAGTACCCGACCACGATGAAGGACGCCGGCAACCCGCTGGACTGGACGCTGTCCAACGCCCGCAGGGCCGGACTGGTCAAGAGCTACGGCGCGCTGATGAAGACCCTGCGCGAGAAGCTCGACCGGGCGTCCGCCGCCGACGGGAAGCACTACCTGCTCAGCGTCGCCGCTCCCTCGTCCGGCTATCTGCTGCGCGGCATGGAGACCTTCCAGGTCCAGAAGTACCTGGACTACGTCAACATCATGTCGTACGACCTGCACGGCGCGTGGAACGAGTACGTCGGCCCCAACGCCGCGCTGTTCGACGACGGCAAGGACGCCGAACTCGCCCAGGCGAGCGTCTACTCGACCTCGCAGTACGGCGGCACCGGCTACCTCAACACCGACTGGGCCTACCACTACTTCCGCGGCTCGATGCCGTCCGGCCGCATCAACATCGGGCTGCCGTACTACACGCGCGGCTTCAAGAACGTGCAGGGCGGCACCGACGGGCTGTGGGGCAAGGCAGCCTCCACGGACTGCCCGGCGGGCGCGGGGCTGACCAAGTGCGGTGACGGCGCCGTCGGCATCGACAACCTCTGGCACGACCTGGACACCAACGGCAAGGAGGCCCCGGCCGGCTCCAACCCGATGTGGCACGCGAAGAACCTGGAGAAGGGTGTCGTCGGCGACTACGTCACGGACTACGGGTTCCCGGCGGACACGAAGCTGACCGGCACCTACGTCCGCAAGTACGACTCGACGCTGGTCGCGCCGTGGCTGTGGAACGCGGAGAAGAAGGTCTTCCTCTCCACCGAGGACGAGCAGTCGGTGAAGGCCAAGGCGGACTACGTGGCCGACAAGGGCATCGGCGGCACGATGATCTGGGAGCTGGCGGGCGACTACGGCTACAACGCCGCCAAGGGACAGTACGAGCCCGGCTCCACGCTCACCTCGACGATGTACGACACCTTCAAGTCGGCGGCGCCGTACGGGGCGAAGCGCTCGACCATCGACCTGCCGACGCAGGCGCTGGACATCGACGTGTCCTTCGACCAGTTCCCGCTGGGTGACTCCAACTACCCGATCAGCCCCAAGCTGAAGATCACCAACAACACGCAGACGACGCTGCCGGGCGGCACGGAGTTCCAGTTCGACTACGCGACCTCGGCGCCGGCCAATGCCAAGGACCAGTCGGGCTTCGGCACGACGATCGTGCGCAGCGACCACACGGCCGCGAACAACATCGGCGGGCTGAAGGGCGACTACAACCGCGTCTCGCTGAAGCTGCCGTCCTGGCAGACCCTGGCGCCCGGCGCCTCGGTGGACCTGGACTTCGTGTACTACCTGCCGACGTCGACACCGTCGAACTGGACGGTGACCTTCGGCGGGAAGTCGTACGCGCTCGCCGGGGACCTGGCCCGTGGCACGACGGTGGTCGAGCCGGGCACCGGGGGCGGCACGCCGTCGCCCGACCCCACGGGTGGGACGCCTACGCCGGATCCGACCGGCGGCGCCTGCGCGGCGGCGGCCTGGAGCGCGTCGGCCGAGTACGGGGCGGGGGCGACGGTGAGCCACGGGGCGCACCAGTGGAAGGCGAAGTGGTGGACGAAGGGCGAGGCGCCCGGGTCCACCGGTGAGTGGGGCGTCTGGGAGGACCTCGGCGCCTGCTGA
- the ribD gene encoding bifunctional diaminohydroxyphosphoribosylaminopyrimidine deaminase/5-amino-6-(5-phosphoribosylamino)uracil reductase RibD, with protein MDTAADTTAMRRAVTLAARGLGSTSPNPVVGCVVLDAAGRPAGEGFHRRAGGPHAEIHALRAAGEKARGGTAYVTLEPCNHTGRTGPCAQALIEAGVARVVYAVGDPNPQATGGADTLRVAGITAERGLLAEEAEAVNAAWLTSVRLGRPHVTWKYAATLDGRIAAADATSRWITSVESRADVHRLRAEADAVVAGSGTARTDDPHLAVRGIEGAVQPLRVVVDTAATAVRPGARVLDTAAPTLVAVADDADTGHLPEASVLRLPRAATGPGLDLPALLAALHGRGVRSLLLEGGPTLAGAFVAAGLVDRVVGYLAPVLLGAGPAALADAGISTIAQALRLDVTETVRIGPDLRITAVPGPARKEN; from the coding sequence GTGGACACCGCAGCCGACACCACCGCTATGCGCCGAGCCGTCACGCTCGCCGCCCGCGGTCTCGGCTCCACCAGCCCCAACCCGGTCGTCGGATGCGTCGTCCTCGACGCGGCAGGGCGACCCGCCGGAGAAGGCTTCCACCGGCGCGCCGGCGGACCGCACGCCGAGATCCACGCCCTGCGCGCGGCCGGCGAGAAGGCCCGCGGCGGCACCGCCTACGTCACCCTCGAACCCTGTAATCACACCGGCCGCACCGGCCCCTGCGCCCAGGCCCTCATCGAGGCCGGAGTCGCCCGGGTCGTGTACGCGGTCGGCGACCCGAACCCGCAGGCCACCGGCGGTGCGGACACCCTGCGCGTCGCCGGGATCACCGCCGAGCGGGGCCTGCTCGCCGAGGAGGCCGAAGCGGTCAACGCCGCCTGGCTGACCTCGGTGCGCCTGGGCCGTCCGCACGTCACCTGGAAGTACGCGGCGACCCTGGACGGCCGGATCGCCGCCGCCGACGCCACCAGCCGCTGGATCACCTCCGTCGAGTCCCGCGCCGACGTCCACCGGCTGCGCGCCGAGGCGGACGCCGTCGTCGCCGGCTCCGGCACCGCCCGCACCGACGACCCCCACCTCGCGGTACGGGGCATCGAGGGCGCCGTCCAGCCGCTGCGGGTCGTCGTCGACACCGCCGCCACCGCCGTACGGCCCGGCGCCCGGGTCCTCGACACCGCCGCGCCCACCCTCGTCGCGGTCGCCGACGACGCCGACACCGGCCACCTCCCCGAGGCGTCCGTCCTGAGGCTGCCGCGCGCGGCCACCGGCCCCGGACTGGACCTGCCCGCACTGCTCGCCGCCCTCCACGGGCGCGGCGTCCGCTCCCTGCTCCTCGAAGGCGGCCCCACCCTGGCCGGTGCCTTCGTCGCGGCGGGCCTGGTCGACAGGGTCGTCGGCTATCTCGCCCCCGTCCTCCTCGGCGCCGGCCCCGCAGCCCTCGCCGACGCCGGAATCTCCACCATCGCCCAGGCGTTGCGCCTCGATGTGACCGAGACCGTACGCATCGGCCCCGATCTGCGCATCACCGCCGTCCCCGGCCCAGCCCGGAAGGAAAACTGA
- a CDS encoding riboflavin synthase, translating into MFTGIVEELGEVTAVEKLDDASRFRLRGPVVTEGAKHGDSIAVNGVCLTVVDLGEHEFTADVMAETLNRSSLGALATGSRVNLERPMALGGRLGGHIVQGHVDGTGRIVERTVSENWEIVKISLPADLTRYVVEKGSITVDGVSLTVVDAGPDYFTISLIPTTLALTTLGIKGPGDPVNLEVDVIAKYVERLLGDSARESGEPAK; encoded by the coding sequence GTGTTCACCGGAATTGTCGAAGAACTGGGTGAGGTCACCGCCGTCGAGAAGCTCGACGACGCCTCTCGATTCCGCCTGCGCGGTCCCGTCGTCACCGAGGGCGCCAAGCACGGCGACTCGATCGCCGTCAACGGCGTCTGCCTGACCGTCGTCGACCTCGGCGAGCACGAGTTCACCGCCGATGTGATGGCCGAGACCCTGAACCGCTCCAGCCTCGGCGCCCTGGCCACCGGCTCACGCGTCAACCTGGAACGCCCGATGGCCCTCGGCGGCCGGCTCGGCGGGCACATCGTCCAGGGCCACGTCGACGGCACGGGCCGCATCGTCGAGCGCACGGTCTCCGAGAACTGGGAGATCGTGAAGATCTCCCTCCCGGCGGACCTGACCCGCTACGTGGTGGAGAAGGGGTCGATCACCGTCGACGGCGTGAGCCTGACCGTCGTGGACGCCGGACCCGACTACTTCACCATCAGCCTCATCCCCACCACCCTCGCCCTGACCACGCTCGGCATCAAGGGGCCCGGCGACCCGGTCAACCTGGAAGTGGACGTCATCGCGAAGTACGTCGAGCGGCTGCTCGGCGACTCCGCCCGGGAGTCCGGGGAGCCGGCGAAGTGA
- a CDS encoding nicotinamide mononucleotide transporter family protein, whose translation MSALHWLNSEAFTVFDQHIIWSDMIGNTIGLIALTLGWLRSVWTWPAQLLSGVVLVAANVSVHQAGSVGKQLIVVAVAVWGWQQWTRGRQQAQDGSIAVRFATWRERGFLLGGAALGTLAVGGLFTAFPSLSWSPWADAYIFAGTLVAMLAQARGMVEFWFAWLLVDLVGVPLNFHSGLAFSGLIYVVYGALVLWGMRDWWLRTRTPALEGATA comes from the coding sequence GTGAGCGCCCTGCACTGGCTGAACTCCGAGGCCTTCACCGTCTTCGACCAGCACATCATCTGGTCGGACATGATCGGCAACACGATCGGTCTGATCGCCCTGACCCTGGGCTGGCTCCGCTCCGTCTGGACCTGGCCCGCCCAGCTCCTGTCCGGCGTCGTGCTGGTCGCCGCCAACGTCTCCGTGCACCAGGCGGGCAGCGTAGGCAAGCAGCTCATCGTCGTCGCCGTGGCCGTCTGGGGCTGGCAGCAGTGGACCCGGGGCAGGCAGCAGGCCCAGGACGGCTCCATCGCCGTCCGGTTCGCCACCTGGCGCGAGCGGGGCTTCCTGCTCGGCGGCGCCGCCCTCGGCACCCTCGCGGTCGGCGGCCTGTTCACCGCGTTCCCCTCGCTCTCCTGGAGCCCCTGGGCCGACGCGTACATCTTCGCCGGGACGCTCGTGGCGATGCTCGCCCAGGCGCGCGGCATGGTCGAGTTCTGGTTCGCCTGGCTCCTCGTCGACCTGGTCGGCGTCCCGCTGAACTTCCACAGCGGACTCGCCTTCTCCGGTCTCATCTACGTCGTCTACGGGGCCCTCGTCCTGTGGGGCATGCGCGACTGGTGGCTGCGTACGCGGACACCCGCTCTGGAAGGAGCCACGGCATGA
- a CDS encoding bifunctional 3,4-dihydroxy-2-butanone-4-phosphate synthase/GTP cyclohydrolase II, which produces MTAQPTWLHREHTAPAEDLSLDPVEQAVRDIAAGRPVVVVDDEDRENEGDLVIAAEKATPEIIAFMMSECRGLICAPMENDELERLELPQMVDHNTESMKTAFTVSVDASAAHGVTTGISAADRATTLRLLAGGTAGPGDFVRPGHIFPLRARTGGVLVRNGHTEAAVDLARLAGLRPAGAIVEIAGEDGVMLRLPQLVPFARKHGLTIISIEDLIAYRRTSEPTVRREAEVRLPTAFGAFTAYGYRSTVDGVEHVALVHGDIGDGDDVLVRVHSECLTGDIFQSERCDCGPQLHASMRRITDEGRGVVVYLRGHEGRGIGLVSKLRAYELQERGVDTLDANLELGLPADARDYAAGAQILKDLGVHSLRLMTNNPEKTAAVLRHGLAVTGREPMPVQAGEHNLRYLRTKRDRMGHDLPWLDAAAVSTCGNQ; this is translated from the coding sequence ATGACTGCCCAGCCCACCTGGTTGCACCGGGAGCACACCGCACCCGCCGAGGACCTCTCCCTCGACCCCGTCGAGCAGGCCGTCCGCGACATCGCCGCCGGCCGCCCCGTCGTGGTCGTCGACGACGAGGACCGGGAGAACGAGGGCGACCTCGTCATCGCCGCCGAGAAGGCCACCCCCGAGATCATCGCCTTCATGATGAGCGAGTGCCGCGGACTGATCTGCGCGCCCATGGAGAACGACGAGCTGGAACGGCTCGAACTGCCGCAGATGGTCGACCACAACACCGAGTCGATGAAGACCGCCTTCACCGTCTCCGTCGACGCCTCCGCCGCGCACGGCGTGACCACCGGCATCTCCGCCGCAGACCGCGCCACCACGCTGCGCCTGCTGGCCGGCGGCACCGCAGGACCCGGCGACTTCGTCCGCCCCGGCCACATCTTCCCGCTGCGCGCCCGCACCGGCGGGGTGCTGGTGCGCAACGGCCACACGGAGGCCGCCGTCGACCTCGCCCGGCTCGCCGGGCTCCGCCCCGCCGGCGCCATCGTCGAGATCGCCGGCGAGGACGGCGTCATGCTGCGCCTGCCGCAGCTGGTCCCGTTCGCCCGCAAGCACGGGCTGACGATCATCTCCATCGAGGACCTGATCGCCTACCGGCGCACCTCCGAGCCGACCGTCCGCCGTGAGGCCGAGGTCCGGCTGCCGACCGCCTTCGGCGCCTTCACCGCGTACGGCTACCGCTCCACCGTGGACGGCGTCGAGCACGTCGCCCTGGTCCACGGCGACATCGGCGACGGCGACGACGTCCTGGTCCGGGTCCACTCCGAATGCCTGACCGGCGACATCTTCCAGTCCGAGCGCTGCGACTGCGGCCCCCAGCTGCACGCCTCCATGCGGCGCATCACGGACGAGGGCCGCGGCGTCGTCGTCTATCTGCGCGGCCACGAGGGCCGCGGCATCGGGCTCGTCTCCAAGCTGCGCGCGTACGAGCTCCAGGAGCGCGGCGTCGACACGCTCGACGCCAATCTGGAGCTCGGCCTGCCCGCCGACGCCCGGGACTACGCGGCAGGCGCCCAGATCCTCAAGGACCTCGGCGTCCACAGCCTGCGCCTGATGACGAACAACCCCGAGAAGACCGCCGCCGTCCTGCGGCACGGCCTGGCCGTCACCGGCCGCGAGCCGATGCCCGTCCAGGCCGGCGAGCACAATCTGCGGTACCTGCGCACCAAGCGCGACCGCATGGGCCACGACCTGCCCTGGCTCGACGCCGCCGCGGTGTCGACCTGCGGCAACCAGTAG
- the ribH gene encoding 6,7-dimethyl-8-ribityllumazine synthase: MSGKGAPELSVRNCGDLRVAVVAAQWHEKVMDGLVDGALRALHELGIDEPTLLRVPGSFELPVVAKVLAGRGYDAIVALGVIIRGGTPHFEYVSHGVTNGLTQVAVDTGVPVGFGVLTCDTEEQALDRAGLEGSNEDKGHEAVTAAVATATTLRSVSEPWR; encoded by the coding sequence ATGAGCGGCAAGGGCGCACCCGAACTGTCCGTACGCAACTGCGGTGACCTCCGTGTGGCGGTCGTCGCCGCACAGTGGCACGAGAAGGTCATGGACGGTCTCGTCGACGGCGCCCTGCGCGCCCTGCACGAGCTGGGCATCGACGAGCCGACCCTGCTGCGGGTCCCGGGCAGCTTCGAACTCCCGGTCGTCGCCAAGGTGCTGGCCGGACGCGGGTACGACGCGATCGTCGCACTCGGCGTGATCATCCGGGGCGGCACCCCGCACTTCGAATACGTGTCGCACGGCGTCACCAACGGCCTCACCCAGGTCGCCGTCGACACCGGCGTCCCGGTCGGCTTCGGCGTGCTCACCTGCGACACCGAAGAGCAGGCGCTCGACCGGGCGGGCCTGGAGGGGTCCAACGAGGACAAGGGGCACGAAGCGGTCACCGCCGCCGTCGCCACCGCCACCACACTGCGCTCGGTCAGCGAACCCTGGCGCTGA
- a CDS encoding phosphoribosyl-ATP diphosphatase encodes MANKTFEELFAELQLKAANGDPSTSRTAELVDKGVHAIGKKVVEEAAEVWMAAEHESKDAAAEEISQLLYHVQVMMVARGISLDDVYAHL; translated from the coding sequence ATGGCGAACAAAACCTTCGAAGAGCTCTTCGCCGAGCTCCAGCTCAAGGCCGCCAACGGCGACCCCTCCACCTCCCGTACCGCCGAGCTGGTGGACAAGGGCGTGCATGCCATCGGCAAGAAGGTCGTCGAGGAGGCCGCCGAAGTCTGGATGGCCGCCGAGCACGAGAGCAAGGACGCCGCCGCCGAGGAGATCTCCCAGCTGCTGTACCACGTCCAGGTGATGATGGTCGCGCGCGGGATCTCCCTCGACGACGTCTACGCCCATCTCTGA
- the hisG gene encoding ATP phosphoribosyltransferase, translated as MLRIAVPNKGSLSGPAMAMLHEAGYQQRKESKELVLVDPENQVEFFYLRPRDIAIYVSSGRLDIGITGRDLLLDSGAESEEILQLGFARSTFRYATKPGTAEGPQDFDGMTIATSYEGIVAKHLVDAGVNASVVHLDGAVETAIELGVAQIIADVVETGTSLRNAGLEVIGEPIMTSEAVVIRRKGAPADDPKVQQFLRRLQGVLVARSYVMMDYDCRVEHLERAVALTPGLESPTISPLHHEGWVAVRSMVAAKEAQRIMDDLYDLGARAILTTAIHACRL; from the coding sequence ATGCTGCGCATCGCCGTCCCCAACAAGGGTTCACTCTCAGGGCCTGCGATGGCGATGCTCCATGAGGCGGGCTACCAGCAGCGCAAGGAGTCCAAGGAACTCGTCCTCGTCGACCCCGAGAACCAGGTGGAGTTCTTCTACCTGCGCCCCCGTGACATCGCGATCTACGTCAGCTCGGGCCGGCTCGACATCGGCATCACCGGCCGCGACCTGCTGCTGGACTCCGGCGCGGAGTCCGAGGAGATCCTCCAGCTCGGCTTCGCCCGCTCCACCTTCCGCTACGCCACCAAGCCCGGCACCGCCGAGGGCCCGCAGGACTTCGACGGCATGACGATCGCCACCTCCTACGAGGGCATCGTCGCCAAGCACCTCGTCGACGCCGGTGTCAACGCCTCCGTCGTCCACCTGGACGGCGCCGTCGAGACCGCCATCGAGCTCGGCGTCGCGCAGATCATCGCGGACGTCGTCGAGACCGGCACCAGCCTGCGCAATGCCGGACTCGAAGTGATCGGCGAGCCGATCATGACGTCGGAGGCGGTCGTCATCCGCCGCAAGGGCGCCCCGGCCGACGACCCCAAGGTCCAGCAGTTCCTGCGCCGCCTCCAGGGCGTCCTGGTCGCCCGCAGCTACGTGATGATGGACTACGACTGCCGCGTCGAGCACCTGGAGCGCGCCGTCGCCCTCACCCCGGGCCTGGAGTCGCCGACCATCTCCCCGCTGCACCACGAGGGCTGGGTCGCCGTCCGCTCCATGGTCGCCGCCAAGGAGGCGCAGCGGATCATGGACGACCTGTACGACCTCGGCGCCCGCGCCATCCTCACCACGGCCATCCACGCCTGCCGGCTCTGA
- a CDS encoding PH domain-containing protein, translating into MSAPAAPGAGLPALPVTFRPTRTRVVLLSVGAVMFAVITAVAFTLEQLSGGERASFVFTALLFLGVLALLSRPRIVADDDGVTVVNLTRTRRLSWAEIVRVNLRVGDPWVFLDLSDGTSMPALGIQPGIAKEQAIRDARTLRALAENRGTGTDNG; encoded by the coding sequence ATGTCAGCCCCCGCAGCACCCGGGGCCGGGCTCCCGGCCCTCCCGGTCACCTTCCGGCCCACCCGCACCCGGGTGGTCCTGCTGAGCGTCGGCGCGGTGATGTTCGCCGTCATCACCGCGGTGGCGTTCACCCTCGAACAGCTCAGCGGGGGAGAGCGGGCGAGCTTCGTCTTCACCGCGCTGCTCTTCCTCGGTGTCCTGGCGCTGCTCAGCCGCCCCAGGATCGTCGCGGACGACGACGGGGTGACCGTGGTCAACCTCACGCGCACCCGGCGGCTGTCCTGGGCGGAGATCGTCCGGGTCAACCTCCGGGTGGGCGACCCGTGGGTCTTCCTCGACCTCAGCGACGGGACCAGCATGCCCGCCCTCGGCATCCAGCCCGGAATCGCCAAGGAGCAGGCCATCCGCGACGCCCGTACGCTCCGCGCCCTCGCCGAGAACCGCGGCACGGGCACGGACAACGGCTGA
- a CDS encoding hemolysin family protein, translating to MTTPLLLLSAAFLLILANGFFVAAEFGLVTVERADAERAAAEGDRRARTVVDALRELSFQLSGTQLGITITSLVVGMLAEPALAQLLDGPLSLTGLPAGAVAGTSVVIGMLLAAAVQMVIGELVPKNWAVSKPLQVARFVAGPQHRFTMVFRPVIGLLNTVANRLVRLLGVEPTEELASARTPGELVSLARHSAEAGTLEQDTADLFVRTLSLAGLTAQHVMTPRVKVSALQSSATAADVLNLTRATGLSRFPVYRERIDEVVGMIHLKDALAVPAAERMRTTAGRIAVPPLLVPETLPVEQLLERLRNEQPIAVVVDEYGGTAGVVTLEDIIEELVGEVRDEHDAEGADRPELAPAAPEDGRPAWDAEGSCRVLTLHRIGLDVPDGPYETVAGLVADLLGRIPAPGDRAELPGWRISVRQVGHYRAEKVRFVRLAEVSGPAAEPASRGVLEAAR from the coding sequence ATGACCACCCCCCTGCTGCTTCTCAGCGCGGCATTCCTTCTCATCCTCGCCAACGGGTTCTTCGTGGCAGCCGAGTTCGGGCTCGTCACCGTGGAACGGGCGGACGCCGAGCGCGCCGCCGCCGAGGGCGACCGACGGGCCCGCACCGTCGTCGACGCCCTGCGCGAACTCTCCTTCCAGCTCTCCGGCACCCAGCTCGGCATCACCATCACCTCCCTGGTGGTCGGCATGCTCGCCGAGCCGGCGCTCGCCCAGCTGCTGGACGGCCCCCTGTCCCTGACCGGCCTGCCCGCGGGAGCCGTCGCCGGCACCAGCGTGGTCATCGGCATGCTGCTCGCGGCCGCCGTCCAGATGGTCATCGGCGAACTCGTACCGAAGAACTGGGCGGTCTCCAAGCCGCTCCAGGTCGCCCGGTTCGTCGCCGGACCCCAGCACCGGTTCACCATGGTCTTCCGCCCGGTGATCGGCCTGCTGAACACCGTCGCCAACCGGCTCGTACGGCTGCTCGGCGTCGAACCGACCGAGGAGCTGGCCTCCGCCCGTACACCGGGGGAGCTGGTCTCGCTCGCCCGGCACTCGGCCGAGGCGGGCACCCTCGAACAGGACACCGCCGACCTCTTCGTCCGGACCCTGTCGCTCGCCGGGCTCACCGCCCAGCACGTCATGACCCCCCGTGTGAAGGTCAGCGCCCTGCAGTCCTCCGCCACCGCGGCGGACGTCCTCAACCTGACCCGGGCCACCGGCCTCTCCCGCTTCCCCGTCTACCGGGAGCGCATCGACGAGGTCGTCGGCATGATCCACCTGAAGGACGCGCTCGCCGTCCCGGCCGCCGAGCGGATGCGCACCACGGCCGGCCGGATCGCCGTGCCGCCGCTGCTGGTGCCCGAGACCCTGCCCGTCGAGCAACTGCTCGAGCGGCTGCGCAACGAGCAGCCCATCGCCGTCGTGGTCGACGAGTACGGCGGCACCGCCGGGGTCGTCACCCTGGAGGACATCATCGAGGAGCTCGTCGGCGAGGTCCGGGACGAGCACGACGCCGAGGGCGCCGACCGCCCGGAGCTGGCCCCGGCCGCACCCGAGGACGGCAGGCCCGCCTGGGACGCCGAGGGCAGCTGCCGGGTCCTCACCCTGCACCGGATAGGCCTCGACGTACCCGACGGCCCGTACGAGACCGTGGCCGGGCTCGTGGCCGATCTGCTGGGCCGCATCCCCGCCCCCGGCGACCGGGCCGAACTGCCCGGCTGGCGGATCTCGGTCCGCCAGGTCGGCCACTACCGGGCCGAGAAGGTCCGCTTCGTACGCCTGGCCGAGGTGTCGGGACCGGCAGCGGAGCCGGCGTCGCGCGGTGTCCTGGAGGCGGCGCGATGA
- a CDS encoding hemolysin family protein: protein MSLVQLVFAGLLVLANGFFVGAEFALVSVRRSQIEPLAAAGSGRARQVLYGLENLPQMMAAAQFGITVCSLTLGAVAEPTVARLLEPVFEAVHLPEGLIHPLGYVLALVFVVFLHLVIGEMVPKNLAMAAPEKTSLWLSPGLVGFARLCRPVTAALGACARLVLRLFGVEPKDEVEAVFTSEQLNRLVEDSGQAGLLEPEAQERLEDALELGSRPVTDVLLRRASLVTVDPSVTPHRIEELTVRTGYSRFPVCAEGGGPFMGYLHVKDVLDLEDGERAVPQHVWRPMATVRAELPLDDALTVMRRAATHLAQVADASGRVLGLVAMEDVLEMLVGEVRDPSHRVSEPRRRPKERTADQDGATALVG, encoded by the coding sequence ATGAGCCTGGTCCAGTTGGTCTTCGCCGGACTGCTCGTCCTGGCGAACGGCTTCTTCGTCGGCGCGGAGTTCGCGCTCGTCTCCGTGCGCCGCAGCCAGATCGAACCCCTCGCCGCGGCCGGCTCGGGCCGGGCCCGCCAGGTGCTGTACGGCCTGGAGAACCTGCCGCAGATGATGGCGGCCGCCCAGTTCGGCATCACCGTCTGCTCCCTGACCCTCGGGGCCGTCGCCGAACCCACCGTCGCCCGGCTCCTGGAGCCGGTCTTCGAGGCGGTCCACCTGCCCGAGGGGCTGATCCACCCCCTCGGCTATGTGCTGGCCCTGGTCTTCGTCGTCTTCCTCCACCTCGTCATCGGCGAGATGGTCCCGAAGAACCTGGCGATGGCCGCGCCGGAGAAGACGTCGCTGTGGCTCAGCCCCGGTCTCGTCGGCTTCGCCCGCCTCTGCCGCCCGGTCACCGCGGCGCTGGGCGCCTGCGCCCGGCTGGTGCTCCGGCTCTTCGGCGTCGAGCCGAAGGACGAGGTGGAGGCCGTCTTCACCAGCGAGCAGCTCAACCGGCTGGTCGAGGACTCCGGCCAGGCCGGGCTGCTGGAGCCGGAGGCGCAGGAGCGGCTGGAGGACGCGCTCGAACTCGGCAGCCGTCCGGTCACCGACGTGCTGCTGCGCCGGGCGTCCCTGGTGACGGTCGACCCCTCCGTCACCCCGCACCGGATCGAGGAGCTCACGGTACGGACGGGTTACTCCCGCTTCCCCGTCTGTGCCGAGGGCGGCGGCCCGTTCATGGGCTATCTGCACGTCAAGGACGTCCTCGACCTGGAGGACGGCGAGCGGGCCGTGCCGCAGCACGTGTGGCGCCCGATGGCGACGGTACGGGCGGAACTCCCGCTGGACGACGCCCTCACCGTGATGCGCCGCGCGGCGACGCACCTCGCCCAGGTCGCCGACGCGTCCGGCCGGGTACTCGGCCTGGTCGCGATGGAGGACGTCCTGGAAATGCTGGTCGGAGAGGTACGCGACCCGTCCCACCGCGTCTCGGAACCCCGCCGCCGCCCCAAGGAGCGCACCGCGGACCAGGACGGGGCAACGGCCCTGGTCGGCTGA